The sequence actgtggagaaatgcccgacacacaccactgaaacattatctaacactgtgcagtcacaaacccaatatgataactatgattcaacagagcagaagaagttgtcaaACACATGCAGCATATTCATACTGAAACGaacatacaagtcataaatactcatactctgcctaaataaaagagaaacaaaaacaagtaacacatagtgggccagccagaggcttaggctaccttgaggctaccttgaggtgcttccggggcttagtgtccccgcggcccggtcgtcgaccaggcctcctggttgctggactgatcaaccaggctgttagacgcggctgctcgcagcctgacgtatgagtcacagcctggttgatcaggtatcctttggaggttaggCTTAAGGCCTATGCCAGAATAACACtgaaacaaatgaaaataaaaatgtgtTAGTCTACTGTACTTTGAAGAGTAGGTGTTAGTTTATTGAGCTTAGAAGGGCAGGTGCAAGTCTACCGAGCTTTGCAGggcaggtgttagtctactgtgctttgaaagtcaggtgttaatctactgtgctttgaaggtcagatgTTCGTCTACcgagctttgaaggtcaggtattagtctactgtgctttgcagGGCAGGTATTAGTCAACTGTGCTTTGCAGGGCaagtgttagtctactgtgctttgaaggtcatgtGATATTATActatgctttgaaggtcaggtcttAGTCtattgtgctttgaaggtcaggtgctagtctactgtgctttgaaggtcaggtgctagtctactgtgctatgAAGGTCATGTGCTAGTCTACTCTCAAACTCTCAAACTAGTAgactctcaaacgggtgttcaactttacaaacagaaaTGCTATTCAAAATGCTATGGAACATACTCTTGCTGAACACAGACAACATgttatacatacagattcgagaactgccactgaaaccttccaacaagaacacatacgtgataacatccatctgaccacAAACGTCATAGCATTAATGCAAAGATTCAAAagtcaaggccgtcgggtacttatcaacttggTTCCAAGTCATGTGAGATTAATAGGGAAGGATATTGTACACAAAGTTTCAGAACTTGCAACCAAGAgaagaaatatagacatttacATTTCACAGAGTCCGTCACGATTTAAGTGAGTACAATTAATTTAAATAGAgtaatgcagaagatgtacagtgaccacaacaaagcagcagcaacatcaggtTCTGCGGTTTTGTGCAAGAATTCAACTAACTAGGAACCGCTTATTTTGATAAAAGGAAGCCTTTTATCAAAAAACACAAAACATAAGTACACTTATATAGCATCAAGcttcgatacccatgtgcataggaaataggcatacaggttccagaagttgggaggaaatgtcagcactgtggagaaatgcccgacacacaCCACtgcaacattatctaacacagtgcagtcacaaacccaatatgataactatgattcaacagagcagaagaagttgtcaaACACATGCAGCACATTCATACTGAAACGaacatacaagtcataaatactcatactctgcctaaataaaagagaaacaaaaacaagtaacacatagtgggccagccagaggcttaaggcctaTGCCAGAATAAcactgaaacaaataaaaataaaaatgtgttaGTCTACTGTACTTTGAAGAGTAGGTGTTAGTTTATTGAGCTTTGAAGGGCAGGTGTAAGTCTACCGAGCTTTGCAGggcaggtgttagtctactgtgctttgaaagtcaggtgttagtctactgtgctttgaaggtcagatgTTCGTCTACcgagctttgaaggtcaggtattagtctactgtgctttgcagGGCAGGTATTAGTCAACTGTGCTTTGCAGGGCaagtgttagtctactgtgctttgaaggtcatgtGATATTATActatgctttgaaggtcaggtcttAGTCTacagtgctttgaaggtcaggtgctagtctactgtactttgaaggtcaggtgctagtctactgtgctatgaaggtcaggtgctagtctactgtgctctgaaggtcaggtgctagtctactgtgctttgaagattAGATgcaagtctactgtgctttgaaggtcaggtgctagtctactgtgctttgaaggtcaggtgctagtgtactgtgctttaaaggtcaggtgctagtgtactgtgctctgaaggtcaggtgctagtctactgtgctctgaaggtcaggtgccagtctactgtgctttgaaggtcaggtgctagggtgctgtgctctgaaggtcaggtgctagtctactgtgctttgaaggtgaggtattagtgtactgtgctttgaaggtcaggtattagtgtactgtgctctgaaggtcaggagttagtatactgtgctttgaaggtcaggtgttaatcaactgtgctttgaaggtcaggtgttaatgtactgtgctctgaaggtcaggtattagtctactgtgctttgaagggcaATTGTAAATCTACGGTGCTTTGCAGGTCAGATGCAAGTCTACTGTGCTTTaaggtcaggtgttagtcttCTAAGCTTAGAAGATCAGGTGTTAATCTTATAAACCTTGAAGGTCAGAAGTGAGCCAACTGTGCTTTGTAGGACAAGTGTTTGTCTACTAAACTTTGAGGGTCAAGTGAGAGAAAACTGTACTCTGAAGGGCTGGTGTTAATCTACTGTGCTTTGAGTTGCAGGAATTAGTATATTTAGCTCTGAAGGTCACGTattagtgtattgaactttgaagaTAACTTATTAATCTATTGATCTTTGAAAGTCAGGTATTAGTCTACTATGCTTTGAAAGTAAGTTGTTAGTCTATTGTGTTTTAATTGTTGTCTTAGTCTTCTCTGCTTAGCAAGTACGGTTTTGGCTACTAAGATTTGAAGATCATGTGTTAGTCTACTAATCTTTTGAAGTTAGGTGTTAGTCTACTAAACTTTTGAAGTTAGGTGTTAGTCTACTAATTTTTTGAAGTTAGGTGTTAGTCTACAAAGCTTTCAAGGTCAGGGATTACTCTACTCTGATTTGAGGGTCTGGCGTTAATCTAATAATTTTTTAAGTTTCGATGTGAATCTGAGATTTCAAAGGTCAGGTAATAGTCAACACAGTTTTTAAGGTCAGGTCTTAATCTTCTGATTTTGAAGGTTGTTTATTAGTCTACTGAGCTTTGAAGGTCTGGTATTAGTTTActgagctttgaaggtcaggCACTAGTTTActttgctttgaaggtcaggtattagttTACTGAACTTTGACGGTCATTTAGTAGTGTAATGTGCTTTGAAGATAAGGTGTTTGTCTACTAATCTTTGAAAGATCATGGGTTAGGCACCAAAGCTTTGAACAATAGATTTCAGTCTACTGAGCTTTTTAGGTCAGGAAATAGTCAACTGAGCTTTAAATGTCTGCTATTAGTCTGCAGACCTTTGTAACATAATAATTACCCATCTCATTGCGTTCTCGTTGTAGAGGGTTGATTcgtgctgcttcccagtgatcaaCCTTAAGCGGGAGGCTCGAGCAAAGATTTGCATTTCACCACCTTCTATTCCAGTGATTCtgaaatataatattattcatgaagaaaaatatatgaatttcaatagaagaataaaggtaattaaaacaataatattaatgCTTTGTTAGTTGATGCACCGCTAACAACTCACACACCATTAACAACTCAGAGCACCACCAACAACTCACAGCCTCACTAACTCACAGTACAACTAACAACTTGATGCCCAagtaacaactcacaacacaacTTACAAATCACAGCACCTCTAAAAACTTGATCCCCACTAACAACTCATAACACCGCAAATAGCTCACAGCACcaataacaactcacagcacaactaacaactcacagcaccgctaacaacttgatgcaccactaacaacttgatgcaccactaacaacttgatgcacaTCTAAGAACTTTAATGTTCCTCTGACAacttgatgcaccactaacaaATTGATGCACCACTaataactcacagcaccactaacaacttgatgcagcactaacaactcacagcaccacctaacaacttgatgcaccactaacaacgTTATGTACAATTAACAACATAATGCCCCACTAACAACTCAAAACACCACTATCACCTCACAACATCACTTAAAACTCACTGCACCACTAacatctcacagcaccactaacaattcacagcaccactaacaactcacagcaccactaacaactcacagcacctctaacatctcacagcaccactaacaactcacagcaccactaacaactcacagcaccactaacatctcacagcaccactaaaaactcacagcaccactaacaactcacaacaccactaacaactcacagcaccactaacaactcacagcacctctaacatctcacagcactagtaacaactcacagcaccactaacaactcacagcaccactaacaactcacagcaccactaacaactcacagcaccactaacaactcacagcaccactaacaaattGTTTCTCACCTGGTGAGGCTTGTGACTACTGCGTTTGTTGCACACCCGTCGCACATATATCCTCCGGGAAACCGGTAACCTTTATCAGATATGTAGTATGACAGTGCCTaaaaattatatacaaaattaaGTATATTCAAGATTATGTGACATCTTTCTCCTATATAAGAAATATAATATGTCATGTATCATTACTATTTTCAAGTCCGGCAATTATATATTACACAAAATTAccacttaatatatataataccttTGAACAAAAATCATGACAAGAGTTTATTAAAAAAGTGATTGCGAGGGTACCTTAATTATGAGCGGGGAGGGCGAGGGGGTGACGGGGGCGTGGCACCACAGACACACAACGCTCTCCTGGACGCTCTTCCTCGCTACTAACACGTCCAGCTCGTCATGGGCGGAAAGGAGGGCATAGAGAACCGCATTGTTGATGGTTAAGAACTTCTTGGCTCGTGTCGAGGACACATACGCCTGCCTCAACATTTCATCATTATATGCATATAAGTCATGTAAGTTGAATAATGGGTTAATAATGCCATCTGTCAATATAACCCAGTCCCATTCAAGTCCTTTGGCCATGTGAACGGTACTGAAGCATATATCTGCCTCGGATGCCTCTGTGTTGCACCTCTGAGTAAGCAGAGTCACGTGATAGGGTGTCCTACTCCCACTGTAATGGAACATATTAATTTTGGAAAGTAGCTCCCGGTCTTCACACGTTTTAGCAAAGTTCGTAAGGTCGGCTATGGTTTCGAATTTGGCCACTAATGGATTCTGAATATTTGCTGATTCTCTTGTGGCAAGACCCTCCTGAATTTGATTTAAATTAAATATGTCCATAACATCGTCATATCCATACTTACTCAATCCACCAGCAAATGTCATGGATGCTGCAATGTACTCTTTATCCTCACATATCTTCGTGGCTATTCTATAAAGTTCCGTATTTGtcatagctatataagcccttttGAGTTTTGAGCTTGGGTCAAAAAGTTTAGGATCTGGAGCATGGACAAATGAGTCTTTTTTTCTTGCTCCGACGACAGTCCGGTGGGGAACCAATAGGCGAGCCTCCAGAGCACATTGTGCTACATATGACACCTCCGGTCCGAACCTGAAGGACTGGCTGAGGGAAAACTTGTGAGTGGCTGTCACCTTATCCAGGGCGCTGACTGTCCCTCCGAAGAAGCGCAGCTGTTGGCAAGAGTCTCCCACAAACACCTGAAACATAAACAACAACACAATTCAATGACAACTGTCACCAGATGAAAATCTGCGCACAATAGATATATATGAAATATCACCCAGTACCAAGTAAATgaagggtgacggagtatagggttgatgacagccagcaccacatcatagaagggtgacggagtatagggtagatgacagccagcaccacatcatagaagggtgatggagtatagggtagatgacagccagcaccacatcatagaagggtgatggagtatagggtagatgacagccagctccacgacaaggaagggtgacggagtatagGGTAGAATACAACCAGCACCCGTTAAGGAAGGGTGATAGAGTATTGGGTGGATTAGAGCAAACACCACATAAAGGAAGGGTTACGTATTTTAGGGTAGATAATAGTCTGCACCACTTCAAGAAAGGGTGACGGTGTATAGGGTAGTTGACAGTCAgcaccacataaaggaaaggtGACAGAGTATATTGCCAGCACCGCCTAAAGGAAGGGTGATAGAGAATAGGGTAGTTGGCAGCCGACACTAAGGCAAGGAAGGGTCATGGAGAATAGGGTatatgacagccagcaccacatcaTGGAAGGGTGACGGAGTAAAGAGTAGATGACAGCCAACACCACGTCATGCAAAGGTGATAGGATAAATGACAGTCAGCACAGCGTAAACGAAGGGTGACAGAGTGTATGGTAGTCGACAGCCAGCACCACGACATGGAAGGGTGATGGATTATAAAGTAGATGACAGACAGCTCCACTTcaaggaagggtgacggagtatagGGAAGATGAGATCCTACACCACATAAAGGAAGGGTTATGAAGAATAGGGTAGATTGACAGTCAGCACCACTTCAAGGAAGGGTGATAGCTTACAGGGTAGATGACATCCAGCACCGGTTAAAGGAAGGATGACGGTGAAAAGGTTAGATGACAGCCGGCACCACATCAAGGAAAGGTGACAGAGCATATGTTAAATGACAGGAGCTCCACGTAAAGGAAGGGTGCCGGAGAACAGGGGAGATGATTACCAACACCACGTCAAGGAAGAGTGGCagagtatagggtagatgacagcATGCACCACAGAAAGGAAGGGTGATGGAGTATAGGGTACATGTCAGCCAAAACCATGTAAAGGAATAATGATGGAGTATAGGGTAAATGATAGCTACCACAACGTAAAGGAAGGGTAACGGAGTATAGGGTATATGACAGCCAACACCACGTAAACGAAGGGTGACTAAGTGTAAGGTTGACGACAGCCTGCAACATGTCAAGGAAGGGTGGCGGATTATAGGATAGATGACAGGCAGCCCCACGTCAAGGAAGGGCAACGGAGCATAGGGTAaatgtcagccagcaccacgttatGGAAGTTTAAAGGAGTATAGGGTAGAAGACTGCCATCGCCACGTCAAGGAAGGGTGACGGTGTGTTGGATAGGTGACAGCCAGCACCATGTTGGAAGGGTGACGGAATATAATGTTGATGACAGCAAGCACCACGTCAAGGAAGGGTAATCGAGTATAGCATATATGACAGTTAGCAATACGTcaaggaagggtgacggagtaCAGGGTAGATGACAGTCAGCACCACCAAATAAAAGGGTTAAGGAGTATACAGTAGATGACATCCAGCACACCATAAAAGAAGGGTGACGTAAAGAAGTAAAGAAAGTAGATGATTGCCAGCACCCCGTCAACGTTGGGTGACAGAGTATAGAGTAGATGACAGCCAACATCACAGAATTTAATAGTGGTGAAGTATAgagtagatgacagccagcaccatgtAAAGGATGGGCGACTGATTATAAGgcagatgacagccagcaccatctAATACAAGGGCTAAGGAGTATACaatagatgacagccagcaccacgtaaaggaagggtgacggagtatagggtagatgaaaGCCAGCACAACATAaaggaagggtgacggagtatagggtagatgaaaACCAGCACAACACAACGGAAGAGTAacggagtatagggtagatgaaaGCCAGCACAATATAATGGAAGGGTGAAGGAGTTTATaatagatgacagccagcaccacgtagAGGGTGCTGTGTGAGAATGTAGGATAGTGGGCAGCTAGCATCACGTAGGAGAGTGTGGGGCACTGGGCAGCCAGCATCACGTAGGAGAGTGTAGGGTAGTGGGCAGGCAGCATCAGGTAGAGGAGTGTAGGGTAGTAGGCAGCCAGCATCAcgtaggagagtttagggtagtGGGCAGCCAGTATCACGTAGGAAAGTGTAGGATAGTGGGCAGCCAGCATCAcgtaggagagtttagggtaATGAGGAGTTAGCATCAcgtaggagagtttagggtagtGGGCAGCCAGCGTCACGAAAGAGGGTGTTAGAAAGTGTATGAAAATTGGAAGCCAGCATCATGTCTCCTCTCCGGCATGCCTCCTCAGACCTCTCACTCGACAATCTCTCCGATCTAAATATAACTCGCCTGCCCTCTGTCCACCCTCCTCAGCAGTTCTCCAGctgttttccttctctctccAGCGTCGTCGTTCAATGCCCTGACCCCTGACTTGTCTGCCATCCTTCTTTCACTCTCACCCGcatccctcctctctcctccagTCCTCTTCCATTCTCTCTTTTCTCACCAGGTCCCTCACTCATCTCCCTTCTCTCCCCAGCTGCTCTACCCATTCCCTTGTCTTCCCTGCTGTTCTTCCCTCTCCCTTATCTCTCCTGCCGCTATTCACTGTTCTCTCCCATGATGGTCGACCCTCTTAGatctctcccctgctgctctaccctctccgttctctcgcctgctgctctaccctctccgttctctcgcctgctgctctaccctctctgttctctcccccctgctgctctaccctctctgttctctcccccctgctgctctaccctctctgtTCTCTCGCCTGCTGCTCTACCATCTCCGTTCTCTCtcatgctgctctaccctctccgttctccacccgctgctctaccctctccgttctctccctttttgctgctctaccctctccgttctccccctgctgctctaccctctccgttctctccctctgctgctctaccctctccattctctcccccctgctgctctacccctctccgttctctcgcctgctgctctaccctcgcaattctccccctgctgctctaccctctccgttctctcgcctgttgctctaccctctccgttctctctccctgctgctctaccctctccgttctccccctgctgctctaccctctccgttctccccctgctgctctaccctctccgttctctccccctgCTGCACTACcttctccgttctctcccctgctgctctaccttctccgttctctcccctgctgctgctctaccctcttcgTTCTCTTCcctgctgctgctctaccctctccgttctctcccactgctgctctaccctctccgttctccacgcgctgctctaccctctcagtTCTCTCCCtttctgctgctctaccctctccgttctctcccctgctgctgctctaccctctccgttctctcccactgctgctctaccctctccgttctccacccgctgctctaccctctccgttctctccctttttgctgctctaccctctccgttctccccctgctgctctaccctctccgttctctccctctgctgctctaccctctccattctctcccccctgctgctctacccctctccgttctctcgcctgctgctctaccctctccgttctctccccctgctgctctaccctctccgttctctccccctgctgctctacccctctccgttctctcgcctgctgttctaccctctcctttctctcccctgctgctctaccctctccgttctctcccctgctgctctaccctatccgttctctcccctgctgctctaccctatcCGTTCTCTCCCCTATCCGTTCTCTCccttgctgctctaccctctccgttctctcccctgctgctctaccctctccgttctctcccttgctgctctaccctctccgttctctcccttgcggctctaccctctccgtctctcccctgctgctcttCCTCTCCGTTCTTCCCCTACTGACCTTCGCACAGTGTTGGTTGAGGAGGATATCCAAGACGGCATCATTGATGTCCTCTGCTCCGTCGACCAGCAACACGTCATACCCCTGGATACGAGGCTTCGTTAGCTGCCAGGCCTTCACCAGTCCGTCCTGTTGACAACACACAGCCGTCACACGTGCTCGCACCACAACATTTATATAAATGGAAAACATACCATCTGTCAGTTGGGTAACAATGGGAAGTATGCGATCCATCAGTGTTATTAAATTGGAAAATGTCACAAAGTTTCCCAGTTTTCCAGTACACCTCTCCTGGCTGCTGATTTCCCATTTCAAGAAAGTGGATTACAACACTGTCAATAACACACCTGTGTCATGGACACCTGCAGCCTGGCCGAGCACTTGttacaacactgttcataactcactCACCTGTGTCATGGAAATTTgctgcctctcccagcacctgttcatctccatCCACACTGACTCGGCAAGTGACAGGACCTGACAATACAAAATTCAAATATAAACACAAAGTACATCGCAGATCAGTTATCGTCACTGTAACTACAGCGGAACATAATGCAATAGTTCTGCACTTGACCTTGCATCTATATGTGAAGATACAGGAAAATATTCTCCTCTAGCGCATGAGGGCAGTATGATCATCTAGTGATTAAACTTTCCTCCCACGTGGACACAAGAGCGTGTCCGACGGGGTCCACTTTAAGTTGCCCATATTGTATTGTTGGACATATTTTTATGTCCgacgaacaaatatttctataaaattcaaATCTTAtctgatcgacttggggatagtatgaacatgtttgccataaaatttacgttttctttagtagccacatagcctatttgggagaacggcactGTGTTGTATCGTGGTAAGGCTATTGTAGATCGCCGATGTGAGGTGACAGATAACTcttcgcccacttcccacactcttgcgggtaggCTGCGGTCCTCATTcttcatttatatgcatatgttcgtgtagggaattttattgcgttttcaaagataccaaatttaacgctgtaggacaagtgtggagttgacaaccctgaaaagaatggaaacatctcgtcgctgtttgggctagtgatcgacgtagtttctttattggtagtggtttaaatcacagtttgatgacattttatacatatgtttttctagaacattctattgcgaacacattggtacaaaaatgaaatgtgTACATCAAAAATTAAGATCAgaacagtgaaaagagtatacacttttcagtgtttccGCTGGATCCCCCGAAACTCCAAGAGCACTTTGAGCTTAGTTTTTCCTTGTTCGCCGGGAGGCTGAAAGTGTTATATTAAATTAATTAACTTAAATTAAATTAGTTAAGAGAAACATGATTCTCTAAGGGAAGTATGTACCTCTAGGGATGTATGCTTCCCTAGCGCTTAAGGGAAATATACTCATTTGGCACTCAAGGGAAAGTATGCTACTTTGTTACTTAGGGAAAATATGCCCTCTTAGCGCCCAAAGGAAAATATGCTCATCTAGCATCCTAGGGTAAGTGTACATCACCAGTGATTCCGGGTAAGTGAAAAGTTCCCCTCCAGTGGAAAGTTGTAGCCAGTATTCCTCTCATGTGGGAAGATGCAACCAATATTCCTCTTAAGTAACGAGCTCCAAACCACATTCCCAGTAAGTTGCAGCCAGCATGCCTTTTATATGAGGAGCTACAGACTACATTCACTTTAAGTGATGTTTACAGACCACATTCATTCACTCCTCATGTAGAGAGTTGC is a genomic window of Procambarus clarkii isolate CNS0578487 chromosome 8, FALCON_Pclarkii_2.0, whole genome shotgun sequence containing:
- the LOC138361577 gene encoding F-box DNA helicase 1-like — its product is MVVQFVNNVIIIVQVVKIDAFAGAGKTTTLRRLCQERPHTRFLLLVPTKSLEEQCSQTFPINVTVNTAQSMALAQIGTKFSSINKLEDTFGLIDISKFIDLCNQSKTSSKTLDLVRRTIDCFMSSSNEYITLQHVPNDTRHIWEIETLTDECRYKVLSLAESVWMEMNRCWERQQISMTQDGLVKAWQLTKPRIQGYDVLLVDGAEDINDAVLDILLNQHCAKVFVGDSCQQLRFFGGTVSALDKVTATHKFSLSQSFRFGPEVSYVAQCALEARLLVPHRTVVGARKKDSFVHAPDPKLFDPSSKLKRAYIAMTNTELYRIATKICEDKEYIAASMTFAGGLSKYGYDDVMDIFNLNQIQEGLATRESANIQNPLVAKFETIADLTNFAKTCEDRELLSKINMFHYSGSRTPYHVTLLTQRCNTEASEADICFSTVHMAKGLEWDWVILTDGIINPLFNLHDLYAYNDEMLRQAYVSSTRAKKFLTINNAVLYALLSAHDELDVLVARKSVQESVVCLWCHAPVTPSPSPLIIKALSYYISDKGYRFPGGYMCDGCATNAVVTSLTRITGIEGGEMQIFARASRLRLITGKQHESTLYNENAMRWMDVITQSMSIYDLYVRFSMNMLHVFDNFFCSVES